Proteins co-encoded in one Halorussus vallis genomic window:
- a CDS encoding RAD55 family ATPase produces the protein MARRLSTGIDVLDRKLDGGLPRGSIVALSAPPASQAELLLYEFTAARQTLYLSTNRDESAVAAGFERAAGRTGSPDIRRIPGDAPLDHSQRLFRRLPEDSNLIVDPVDLLERQSESRYRNFLNDLQNHLQNTGSLAFLHCLDGRDVPAARDATEHVADVVFQLHTEISGDTVENRLAVPKFRGGRALPETIKLELAEAVRIDTSRDIA, from the coding sequence GTGGCTCGACGGCTCTCGACCGGCATCGACGTGTTAGACAGGAAACTCGACGGCGGGCTTCCCCGGGGCAGCATCGTCGCGCTCTCGGCGCCGCCGGCGAGCCAGGCCGAGTTGCTGCTCTACGAGTTCACGGCCGCGCGTCAGACGCTCTACCTCTCGACGAACCGCGACGAGTCGGCGGTCGCGGCGGGGTTCGAGCGCGCGGCCGGCCGGACCGGGTCGCCCGACATCCGTCGAATCCCCGGCGACGCGCCGCTAGACCACTCTCAGCGGCTCTTCCGGCGTCTCCCGGAGGACTCGAACCTCATCGTCGACCCCGTGGACCTGCTCGAACGCCAGTCCGAGAGCCGGTATCGCAACTTCCTCAACGACCTCCAGAACCACCTCCAGAACACCGGCAGTCTCGCCTTCCTCCACTGTCTCGACGGCCGCGACGTGCCGGCCGCCCGGGACGCGACCGAACACGTCGCCGACGTGGTGTTCCAGTTGCACACCGAGATATCGGGCGACACGGTGGAGAATCGCCTCGCGGTGCCGAAGTTCCGCGGCGGTCGAGCGCTCCCCGAAACCATCAAACTCGAACTCGCCGAGGCGGTGCGCATCGACACCAGTCGGGACATCGCCTGA
- a CDS encoding MinD/ParA family ATP-binding protein — translation MLAVAGGKGGCGKTTTTLALAGALARQRRSVLAVDADPEMPDLHAMAGVERDPGLDAVGAESGTDPLAVAQSAKTAGVASGVAVLPAVREAGVGHRLATYARLAGRADVVLLDCPAGAGPDAAAPLRADERPRGRVSPQA, via the coding sequence ATGCTCGCAGTCGCCGGCGGGAAGGGAGGATGCGGCAAGACCACGACCACGCTCGCGCTGGCGGGCGCGCTCGCGCGCCAGCGCCGGTCGGTGCTGGCGGTCGACGCCGACCCGGAGATGCCTGACCTCCACGCGATGGCGGGCGTCGAGCGCGACCCGGGCCTCGACGCGGTGGGCGCGGAATCCGGGACTGACCCGTTGGCGGTCGCCCAGTCGGCGAAGACGGCGGGCGTCGCGTCCGGCGTGGCCGTGCTTCCGGCGGTCCGCGAGGCGGGCGTAGGTCACCGACTGGCGACCTACGCCCGCCTCGCCGGACGGGCCGACGTCGTCCTGCTGGACTGCCCGGCCGGCGCGGGACCCGACGCCGCCGCACCGCTCCGTGCGGACGAGCGCCCACGCGGTCGTGTCAGCCCTCAGGCCTAA
- the purD gene encoding phosphoribosylamine--glycine ligase — MSETVLLVGGGGREHAIARALGESDADLYACAGNRNPGIAALAEGFETLETTNPKAVVAYAEEVGATLAVVGPEGPLAAGVADALDDAGIYAFGPNADEARIETDKAFQRRFMREHDVPGCPDFATFDDMEAACEYIDDYDGDLAVKPAGLTGGKGVRVTGDQITKEEAKEYLRNSDYDRVVLEERLVGEEFTVQALVANGDLRVTPAVQDHKRAYEGDEGPNTGGMGSYSDAGLALPFMTEDDYHEAVDVLEATVEALSGFKGVLYGQFMLTADGVKVVEFNARFGDPEAMNTLPVLNTDFLDVLTAARDGESLPELSFAPKATVCKYAVPEGYPTDPKAGAKVEIDEESVARSVTERSSAETRDSAGDALLFYASVDERDDGIYTTTSRAFAVVGVADTIAAAEEIAEDALSVAGEEGLDVRHDIGKADLVQRRIDHVDELRGE, encoded by the coding sequence ATGAGCGAGACAGTCCTGCTGGTCGGCGGCGGCGGCCGCGAACACGCCATCGCCCGCGCGCTGGGCGAGAGTGACGCGGACCTCTACGCCTGCGCTGGCAACCGAAACCCCGGCATCGCGGCGCTCGCCGAGGGCTTCGAGACGCTGGAGACGACGAACCCGAAGGCGGTCGTCGCCTACGCCGAGGAGGTCGGCGCGACCCTGGCCGTCGTCGGCCCCGAGGGACCGCTGGCGGCGGGCGTGGCCGACGCGCTCGACGACGCCGGCATCTACGCCTTCGGGCCGAACGCCGACGAGGCCCGCATCGAGACCGACAAGGCGTTCCAGCGGCGGTTCATGCGCGAACACGACGTTCCGGGCTGTCCGGACTTCGCGACCTTCGACGATATGGAGGCCGCCTGCGAGTACATCGACGACTACGACGGCGACCTGGCGGTCAAGCCCGCGGGTCTGACGGGCGGCAAGGGCGTCCGGGTGACGGGCGACCAGATTACCAAGGAGGAAGCCAAGGAGTACCTCCGGAACTCCGACTACGACCGCGTGGTCTTGGAGGAGCGCCTCGTCGGCGAGGAGTTCACCGTGCAGGCGCTCGTCGCCAACGGCGACCTCCGGGTGACGCCCGCGGTCCAGGACCACAAGCGGGCCTACGAGGGCGACGAGGGGCCGAACACCGGCGGCATGGGAAGCTACAGCGACGCCGGCCTCGCCCTGCCGTTCATGACCGAGGACGACTACCACGAGGCCGTCGACGTACTCGAAGCCACCGTCGAGGCGCTCTCGGGGTTCAAGGGCGTGCTCTACGGCCAGTTCATGCTCACCGCCGACGGCGTGAAGGTCGTCGAGTTCAACGCCCGGTTCGGCGACCCCGAGGCGATGAACACCCTGCCGGTGCTCAACACCGACTTCCTCGACGTGCTGACGGCCGCCCGCGACGGCGAGTCCCTGCCCGAACTCTCGTTCGCCCCGAAGGCGACCGTCTGCAAGTACGCCGTGCCCGAAGGCTACCCCACCGACCCGAAGGCGGGTGCGAAGGTCGAGATAGACGAGGAGAGCGTGGCGCGGAGCGTCACGGAACGGTCGAGCGCGGAGACGCGAGACAGCGCGGGCGACGCGCTGCTGTTCTACGCCAGCGTCGACGAGCGCGACGACGGCATCTACACCACGACCTCGCGGGCGTTCGCCGTGGTGGGCGTCGCCGACACCATCGCAGCGGCCGAGGAGATCGCCGAGGACGCCCTGTCGGTCGCGGGCGAGGAGGGACTCGACGTGCGCCACGACATCGGCAAGGCCGACCTCGTCCAGCGACGCATCGACCACGTGGACGAACTCCGCGGCGAGTAA
- a CDS encoding GNAT family N-acetyltransferase produces MSDASVSDTDDAYAVRLYEPDDRDAYLSLYRRVFGAADATWFDWKYADNPYVDRVPMTVAEADGELVAAKPSLALRLSTPDGPVVALQPCDVMVDADHRRRGLYSRTTELLVEEYADRDPALFFNFPNAKTLAGSLKHGWEIVEEVTTYYRIQHPNRYLGADAGDALAALGDRLLDGLPVAESRAVDATEVGRALGERAAGPVVGGAEALARGYLSVRDALADSPSDIAVRRHREIPAETFAALSNPVAGRLHAARDETFFDWRFENPRWEYTAYSAAVASPRTDAEPVAGLVVGRREQGGATVANVVDVVPLAGGRRRREALSALLSAVVDDHADASAITFSGRAIPPDLLAAHGFHSDADPPLSWASDPATMVANAVAGDGWRVAGLDVRDPGNWATTSAELDTN; encoded by the coding sequence ATGAGTGACGCCTCAGTTTCGGATACCGACGACGCCTACGCGGTTCGTCTCTACGAACCGGACGACCGCGACGCCTACCTCTCGTTGTATCGCCGCGTCTTCGGCGCGGCCGACGCGACGTGGTTCGACTGGAAGTACGCCGACAACCCGTACGTCGACCGCGTCCCGATGACCGTCGCCGAGGCCGACGGCGAACTGGTCGCCGCCAAGCCGAGTCTCGCACTCCGACTCTCGACGCCCGACGGACCGGTCGTCGCCCTCCAGCCCTGCGACGTGATGGTCGACGCGGACCACCGGCGCCGTGGACTGTACTCCCGGACCACCGAACTGCTGGTCGAGGAGTACGCCGACCGCGACCCCGCGCTGTTCTTCAACTTCCCGAACGCCAAGACGCTGGCCGGCAGTCTCAAACACGGCTGGGAAATCGTCGAGGAGGTGACGACGTACTACCGGATACAGCATCCGAATCGATATCTCGGCGCCGACGCCGGGGACGCGCTCGCGGCCCTCGGCGACCGCCTCCTGGACGGACTCCCGGTCGCCGAATCGCGGGCCGTCGACGCGACGGAAGTCGGCCGCGCGCTCGGCGAGCGCGCGGCCGGACCGGTGGTCGGCGGAGCGGAGGCGCTGGCGCGGGGGTATCTGAGCGTGCGCGACGCCCTCGCCGACTCGCCTTCCGACATCGCGGTTCGCCGCCACCGCGAGATTCCTGCCGAGACGTTCGCCGCGCTCTCGAACCCGGTCGCGGGCCGCCTCCACGCGGCCCGCGACGAGACGTTCTTCGACTGGCGGTTCGAGAACCCCCGGTGGGAGTACACGGCCTACAGCGCCGCGGTCGCGTCGCCCCGCACCGACGCCGAACCCGTCGCCGGACTCGTGGTCGGTCGTCGGGAGCAGGGCGGCGCGACCGTCGCCAACGTCGTCGACGTGGTGCCGCTCGCGGGCGGTCGACGCCGCCGAGAAGCACTCTCGGCGCTGCTCTCGGCCGTCGTCGACGACCACGCCGACGCGAGCGCGATCACCTTCTCCGGGCGGGCGATTCCCCCCGACCTGCTGGCGGCCCACGGCTTCCACTCCGACGCCGACCCGCCGCTGTCGTGGGCGTCCGACCCCGCGACGATGGTCGCGAACGCCGTCGCGGGCGACGGCTGGCGGGTCGCCGGCCTTGACGTGCGCGACCCCGGAAACTGGGCGACGACGTCCGCCGAGCTCGACACGAACTGA
- a CDS encoding DUF7344 domain-containing protein, producing the protein MCGGEWSADRVPASVSRSDSSHAEEAFDPFDDSDRRRTLVALRRVDGAASLDELAEHIVALAGGVDPGAVTTDRRDRAAAALHYSHLPALADAGVVEYDPSEGRVALADRYHDPAAPFDGTGAE; encoded by the coding sequence GTGTGCGGCGGTGAGTGGAGCGCCGACCGCGTCCCGGCGTCGGTTTCCCGGAGCGACTCGTCGCACGCCGAGGAAGCGTTCGACCCATTCGACGATAGCGACCGGCGGCGCACGCTCGTCGCGCTCCGCCGAGTCGACGGCGCGGCGTCGCTGGACGAACTCGCCGAGCACATCGTCGCGCTCGCCGGAGGCGTCGACCCCGGAGCCGTGACGACCGACCGGCGTGACCGGGCCGCGGCGGCGCTCCACTACTCGCACCTGCCCGCGCTGGCGGATGCGGGCGTGGTGGAGTACGATCCGTCGGAGGGTCGAGTCGCACTGGCCGACCGCTATCACGACCCGGCGGCGCCCTTCGACGGGACGGGGGCGGAGTAA
- a CDS encoding acyltransferase produces MPDDSDESERDAEAARRHDRIARHATPGPGNSLRSWTRAKSPLRVALNYVVIVLARISPSLVLKNYLLRSIGVTVGEGVSWGLESTPDVFWPELVTVEDHAIVGYDATILCHEFLQDEYRTGEVVVGERAMIGAGAVILPGVEIGAGASVAANSLVTRDVPPGETVAGVPAKPMTSEESPD; encoded by the coding sequence GTGCCAGACGACAGCGACGAGTCGGAACGGGACGCCGAGGCCGCCCGCCGCCACGACCGCATCGCCCGCCACGCCACGCCGGGACCGGGTAACTCGCTCCGGTCGTGGACGCGGGCGAAGAGTCCGCTGCGGGTCGCGCTCAACTACGTCGTCATCGTGCTCGCGCGCATCTCGCCGAGCCTGGTCCTGAAGAACTACCTCCTGCGGTCCATCGGCGTGACCGTCGGCGAGGGCGTCTCCTGGGGCCTCGAATCGACGCCGGACGTGTTCTGGCCCGAACTCGTCACCGTCGAGGACCACGCCATCGTCGGCTACGACGCGACCATCCTCTGCCACGAGTTCCTCCAGGACGAGTACCGCACCGGCGAGGTGGTCGTCGGCGAGCGGGCGATGATCGGCGCGGGCGCGGTGATTCTGCCCGGCGTCGAAATCGGCGCGGGCGCGAGCGTCGCCGCGAACTCGCTGGTGACCCGCGACGTGCCGCCCGGCGAGACGGTTGCGGGCGTGCCCGCCAAGCCGATGACTTCCGAAGAATCGCCGGACTGA